From a single Nicotiana tomentosiformis chromosome 2, ASM39032v3, whole genome shotgun sequence genomic region:
- the LOC104112295 gene encoding small polypeptide DEVIL 4-like, whose product MKGSTGAKDGNFKKRMSSRRLGKFLKEQRGRLYIMRRCVVMLLCWHD is encoded by the coding sequence ATGAAGGGAAGCACTGGAGCTAAGGATGGTAACTTTAAGAAGAGGATGTCAAGTAGAAGACTAGGAAAGTTTCTTAAGGAGCAGAGAGGAAGGCTTTACATTATGAGAAGATGTGTAGTCATGCTACTTTGCTGGCACGACTGA